From the genome of Miscanthus floridulus cultivar M001 chromosome 10, ASM1932011v1, whole genome shotgun sequence, one region includes:
- the LOC136485464 gene encoding uncharacterized protein codes for MAPGQSQQDNNPSTEYKLKKYLLLLATLVVAVTYVAGLNLPGGVWQDDTKDGHLAGDLILLDTHYGRYLTFYYCNATAFAASVVVCLLLLILQEGKNGVCETVLRVVMVLDLLGLMGAYAAGSCRDAFTTIYSTLVMSVVLAYVVLAFSLYIISKCKDGKQQPKEDHESQSREEQHEVASSEVLMLLATFVVTITYGAGLSPPGGFWSNTQEGHRVSLPILQDQSSARYQAFFVCNSTAFVASLLIIMLLLDKRLKKELSVRSVALYGLVVVALFGLVGAYAAGSCREIDNTIYVVSLIGAVLAYIFLQVAITKASQPLLQNQRSFYVLARTHRGQDDVGLEKAHDLVILLATLVASITYQAGLDPPGGLWPDNRDGHKVGDPVLLTTHPQRYKVFFYSNSASFVASLVVILMVKCKFLVMRRTLEAAMLADLFGLIAAYAAGCCRDVSTSIYVVALAGAVLVYVVIHIIFFTLDKDKHGDADEVDSRREVLLLLAILAATVTYQAGLTPPGGFWSADDKFGHRAGFPVLLDNYPGHYRAFFYCNATSFMASVALIVLLVNPNLYRPGIRCYAFFVCMVVGLFGLMGAYAAGSSRQLRTSIYVLVLFALVFTCVTSWVLILLIRRLMEHHNKGDGPSVGDAGVGRTDADASPEQDDYKEKRKKLREYLMLLGVLAASVAYQSGLKPPGGLWQDNSDGHSASNSILHDIDKSRYHAFFYSNSTSFMASIVVIVLLLPYGHDELPLRPLHMAILLDLVGLLVAYAAGSTRDWEMSRNVIALVIPLLVYIASYALYTWYRRTKCSDSEVKKVKHGGTFNDVETLS; via the exons ATGGCACCAGGCCAGTCCCAGCAGGACAACAATCCCTCAACAGAGTACAAGCTGAAGAAGTACCTTCTTCTACTGGCCACTCTGGTTGTGGCTGTCACATACGTTGCTGGCCTCAACCTGCCAGGAGGAGTCTGGCAGGACGACACAAAGGATGGTCACCTCGCCGGTGACCTAATCCTTTTGGACACCCACTATGGCCGATACCTCACCTTCTACTACTGCAATGCAACTGCATTTGCAGCCTCGGTCGTGGTCTGCCTGCTCCTCCTCATCCTGCAGGAGGGCAAGAACGGAGTCTGTGAAACTGTGCTCCGGGTGGTCATGGTTCTCGATTTACTGGGACTCATGGGGGCCTACGCCGCCGGAAGCTGCCGCGATGCATTCACAACCATATACTCCACGCTGGTAATGTCTGTTGTCTTGGCCTACGTCGTCCTTGCTTTCTCACTTTATATCATCTCCAAATGTAAAGATGGCAAGCAGCAGCCAAAGGAGGATCATGAGAGCCAGAGCAGGGAAGAACAGCACGAGGTCGCAAGTAGCGAGGTCTTGATGCTACTTGCGACCTTTGTTGTTACCATCACATATGGGGCTGGGCTAAGCCCACCGGGTGGCTTCTGGAGCAACACCCAGGAGGGCCACCGTGTGAGCCTCCCCATTCTGCAGGACCAAAGCTCCGCCCGCTACCAGGCGTTCTTTGTCTGCAATTCAACTGCGTTTGTCGCCTCCCTTCTCATCATCATGCTGCTCCTTGACAAgaggctcaagaaggaactcTCTGTACGGTCTGTTGCGCTGTACGGGCTCGTCGTCGTCGCGCTATTTGGCCTTGTTGGGGCCTATGCAGCTGGGAGCTGCAGAGAGATTGACAATACTATCTATGTAGTCTCTCTGATTGGCGCAGTTCTTGCATACATCTTCCTCCAAGTGGCGATTACTAAAGCGTCTCAACCATTGCTACAAAACCAAAGGAGCTTCTATGTCTTGGCAAGAACACACAG AGGACAAGATGATGTAGGACTGGAAAAGGCTCATGATCTTGTTATTTTGCTCGCTACCCTTGTTGCGAGTATCACTTACCAAGCTGGACTAGATCCACCAGGCGGTCTGTGGCCAGACAACCGGGATGGCCATAAGGTTGGTGATCCGGTACTCCTCACAACGCACCCTCAGCGGTACAAGGTGTTCTTCTACAGCAACTCAGCATCATTTGTGGCATCCTTGGTTGTCATCCTTATGGTGAAGTGCAAATTCCTAGTTATGCGCCGCACACTGGAGGCAGCCATGTTAGCGGATTTGTTTGGACTCATTGCTGCATATGCTGCAGGGTGCTGCAGAGATGTAAGCACCTCCATATATGTCGTTGCCTTAGCTGGTGCCGTCCTAGTCTACGTGGTGATTCATATCATCTTCTTCACACTAGACAAAGACAAGCATGGAGATGCTGATGAGGTTGACAGTCGACgggaggtgttgctgcttcttgcaaTCTTGGCTGCTACAGTCACGTATCAAGCTGGGCTGACCCCGCCAGGCGGCTTCTGGTCAGCAGATGACAAGTTTGGTCACCGTGCAGGATTCCCGGTCCTTCTCGACAACTACCCTGGCCATTACAGAGCCTTTTTCTACTGCAACGCGACGAGCTTCATGGCGTCCGTGGCTCTGATTGTCCTCCTAGTGAACCCAAACCTGTACAGACCAGGCATACGGTGCTATGCGTTCTTTGTGTGCATGgttgtgggcttgtttggattaATGGGTGCATACGCTGCAGGAAGTTCCCGGCAACTACGAACCTCTATCTATGTCTTGGTATTGTTTGCTCTGGTTTTCACTTGTGTGACCTCGTGGGTGCTCATTCTCTTGATTCGACGACTTATGGAACATCATAATAAAGGAGATGGGCCATCTGTTGGCGACGCAGGTGTAGGTCGCACTGATGCTGATGCATCCCCTGAACAAGACGACTAcaaggagaagaggaagaagctgcGTGAGTACTTGATGCTGCTAGGAGTCCTGGCTGCGAGTGTGGCATACCAATCTGGCCTGAAACCACCAGGCGGCCTCTGGCAGGACAACAGCGATGGACACTCTGCAAGCAACTCAATCCTCCACGACATTGACAAAAGTCGGTACCATGCTTTCTTCTATAGCAACTCCACTTCATTTATGGCGTCCATCGTCGTCATTGTCCTGCTGCTTCCATACGGGCATGACGAGTTGCCGCTACGGCCACTCCATATGGCCATTTTGCTAGATTTGGTTGGCCTCCTGGTTGCTTACGCAGCAGGCAGTACCAGAGACTGGGAGATGTCCAGGAATGTCATTGCTCTGGTAATTCCTTTGCTGGTCTATATTGCATCCTACGCACTATACACCTGGTACCGACGAACAAAGTGCAGCGACAGTGAGGTGAAAAAAGTTAAGCATGGAGGGACTTTCAATGATGTGGAGACCTTGTCGTGA